Proteins from a single region of Chryseomicrobium sp. FSL W7-1435:
- a CDS encoding DUF1128 domain-containing protein gives MDLTQPSKENVTFMINAIKDKLRMVNVDAMKAEDFTASAYDDLCYLYEMVSRRDTFSPSEMQAIASELGNLRN, from the coding sequence ATGGATCTCACTCAACCATCAAAAGAAAATGTTACATTTATGATTAATGCAATTAAAGATAAACTGCGTATGGTCAATGTGGATGCAATGAAAGCAGAAGATTTTACAGCTTCCGCTTATGACGATTTGTGTTACTTGTATGAAATGGTGTCACGTCGTGATACTTTTAGTCCAAGTGAAATGCAGGCCATTGCTTCTGAGCTAGGAAATTTACGCAATTAA
- a CDS encoding pseudouridine-5'-phosphate glycosidase, with protein MKHLLDYTTEVQQALEAGQPIVALESTIISHGMPYPENVKMAKEVEQVIRENGAVPATIALLDGRIKIGLTDEDLELLATSKTVRKTSRRDLAYVLASKELGATTVATTMICAELAGISVFVTGGIGGVHRGAESTMDISADLEELSQTNVAVICAGAKSILDIGLTLEYLETKGVPVVGYGTDAFPAFYSATSQFQSNFRLDTPQQVAEMLHMKWGIGLKGGAVIANPIPEESSLEESEITALIEEALMQAEQQGVKGKDVTPFLLGKVKELTDGKSLEANIALVMNNARVGAQIAQAFSAK; from the coding sequence ATGAAACATTTATTAGATTACACAACTGAGGTTCAACAAGCTTTGGAGGCAGGCCAACCAATCGTTGCACTTGAATCAACTATCATCTCCCATGGAATGCCGTACCCTGAAAATGTAAAAATGGCAAAAGAAGTCGAGCAAGTCATTCGCGAAAACGGTGCAGTTCCAGCAACTATTGCATTATTAGACGGACGCATTAAAATCGGATTAACGGATGAGGATCTAGAGCTACTTGCTACTAGCAAAACTGTGCGTAAAACTTCACGACGCGATTTAGCGTACGTACTCGCTTCGAAAGAGCTAGGAGCTACGACGGTCGCAACAACGATGATTTGCGCAGAGCTAGCAGGAATTTCTGTATTTGTCACAGGAGGCATTGGTGGTGTCCACCGTGGAGCCGAATCAACTATGGATATCTCAGCAGATCTTGAAGAACTTTCTCAAACGAATGTTGCCGTCATCTGTGCAGGAGCGAAATCAATTTTAGATATTGGCCTGACGCTAGAATACTTAGAAACAAAAGGAGTACCAGTTGTCGGATACGGAACAGATGCATTTCCAGCATTCTATTCAGCGACTAGTCAATTCCAATCAAACTTCCGTTTAGATACGCCACAACAAGTAGCAGAAATGCTTCATATGAAATGGGGAATCGGTCTAAAAGGTGGAGCGGTCATTGCAAATCCAATTCCAGAGGAATCTTCTTTAGAAGAATCGGAAATTACAGCACTAATCGAAGAAGCTTTAATGCAAGCAGAACAACAAGGTGTGAAGGGGAAAGACGTTACACCTTTCTTGTTAGGGAAAGTGAAAGAACTGACAGATGGAAAGTCTCTCGAGGCAAACATAGCACTTGTTATGAACAATGCCCGTGTAGGTGCACAAATCGCTCAAGCATTTTCAGCAAAATAA
- a CDS encoding PfkB family carbohydrate kinase: MYTEKEMQLLSLLKKNPYSSQQELAAQLELSRPSIANLISGLTKAGAIKGRAYVLSESNAVLVFGGMNIDRKMIVKNELVFQTSNPVTSYQTAGGVARNIAENLGRLGHDVKLLSAAGKDLEWEFLYEKTHEWADLEYSLRSENERTGTYTAILDQTGEMQLALADMEIYELLTAEWVVSHEKLFRTASLVVIDLNVKQEAIQAILQLSSRYSVPVAIVPVSAPKMKNLPESPLTAEWIICNKGEAEITTGIVIDSDEQLERAHKALQARGFSQTVITDGGNGISASEAGTLVKMQAIPVHEIKDVTGAGDSFVAATLHMWLQTKDSVSSLKAGLMNASKTLESTYTVRPELTAERLKLETEELT, encoded by the coding sequence ATGTATACGGAAAAAGAAATGCAGTTACTATCTTTATTAAAAAAGAATCCCTATTCTAGCCAACAGGAGTTAGCTGCACAACTTGAACTCTCTAGACCTTCTATCGCAAATCTTATTTCAGGATTAACAAAAGCCGGAGCAATTAAAGGGAGGGCTTACGTACTTTCTGAATCCAATGCAGTCCTTGTTTTTGGGGGAATGAATATTGACCGCAAGATGATTGTGAAAAATGAGCTTGTCTTTCAAACTTCCAACCCAGTTACAAGCTATCAGACGGCAGGGGGAGTTGCACGCAATATTGCTGAAAATTTAGGACGCCTTGGGCATGATGTGAAATTACTAAGTGCAGCAGGCAAGGACTTAGAATGGGAATTTTTATATGAAAAAACGCATGAATGGGCAGATCTTGAATACTCATTGCGCAGTGAAAATGAAAGAACAGGTACCTACACTGCCATTTTAGATCAAACTGGTGAGATGCAACTAGCACTTGCTGATATGGAAATTTATGAGCTGTTAACGGCTGAGTGGGTCGTATCACATGAGAAACTTTTTAGGACAGCTAGTCTGGTCGTAATTGATTTAAATGTGAAACAAGAGGCTATTCAAGCGATCTTGCAATTAAGTTCACGCTATTCAGTACCCGTCGCGATTGTACCTGTCTCAGCACCAAAAATGAAAAATCTACCCGAGTCACCGCTAACAGCTGAATGGATAATTTGTAACAAGGGAGAAGCTGAGATAACTACTGGGATTGTGATCGACTCAGATGAACAGTTAGAACGTGCTCACAAAGCTCTGCAAGCTCGAGGATTTAGTCAAACAGTCATTACAGACGGTGGTAATGGCATATCTGCTAGTGAAGCAGGCACACTGGTTAAGATGCAAGCCATCCCAGTTCATGAAATAAAAGATGTGACAGGGGCAGGGGACTCCTTTGTGGCTGCAACACTTCATATGTGGCTGCAAACTAAAGATAGTGTCAGTTCATTAAAAGCAGGTCTAATGAATGCGTCCAAAACACTTGAATCAACTTATACAGTAAGACCTGAATTAACAGCAGAACGTTTAAAATTAGAAACGGAGGAACTAACATGA
- a CDS encoding aminopeptidase, with product MSTFAKYVENYAALAVEIGVNIQPGQYLYIAASTDTLEFTRAVTKKAYEVGAKQVFVDLTDDQLGRIRYENAPEDSFDFFPEWKVMEREQLAEKGAAFMNIVSQSPDLLKGIDSTRIATFQKTAGKALSKYRQYVQSDKISWTVIAAPSAGWAAKVFPDAAPEKQLELLWEAIFKAVRADLADPVQAWADHDKTLHEKVDYLNDKKYTSLHYTAPGTDLTIELPKGHLWAGASSTNEKGDSFMANMPTEEVFTVPHKNGVNGYVSSTKPLSYGGNIIDEFTLTFENGRITKVEAKEGQEVLTKLVETDEGSHRLGEVALVPHDSPISNSNILFYNTLFDENASNHLAIGSAYAFCLEGGKTMSQEELSKHGLNDSITHVDFMIGSAEMSIDGILEDGSREPIFRAGNWAF from the coding sequence ATGTCGACATTTGCTAAATATGTAGAAAATTATGCAGCTCTTGCAGTTGAAATAGGCGTCAATATTCAACCTGGTCAGTATTTGTATATTGCCGCTTCAACGGATACATTAGAGTTCACACGTGCTGTTACGAAAAAAGCCTATGAAGTTGGTGCTAAACAAGTATTTGTTGACCTAACCGATGATCAACTAGGTCGCATTCGCTATGAAAATGCTCCAGAAGATTCGTTTGACTTCTTCCCTGAATGGAAGGTCATGGAGCGCGAGCAACTGGCTGAAAAAGGTGCAGCGTTTATGAATATAGTTTCCCAAAGCCCTGACCTATTAAAAGGAATTGATTCAACACGAATTGCTACCTTCCAAAAAACAGCTGGAAAAGCTTTGTCAAAATATCGTCAATATGTACAATCAGATAAAATTAGCTGGACCGTCATTGCGGCTCCATCTGCAGGTTGGGCAGCAAAAGTATTCCCTGATGCAGCTCCTGAAAAACAACTTGAGCTTCTATGGGAGGCTATTTTTAAGGCAGTACGCGCAGATTTAGCAGATCCAGTTCAAGCATGGGCGGATCATGACAAAACTTTACATGAAAAAGTGGATTACTTAAATGACAAGAAATACACTAGCCTTCACTATACCGCTCCAGGAACAGACTTAACTATCGAGCTTCCAAAGGGTCATTTATGGGCTGGTGCTAGCAGCACGAATGAAAAAGGCGATAGCTTTATGGCTAACATGCCTACAGAAGAAGTATTCACTGTCCCTCACAAAAATGGCGTGAATGGATATGTTTCTAGCACAAAGCCTTTAAGCTATGGCGGAAATATTATTGATGAATTTACCCTTACATTTGAAAATGGTCGCATCACTAAAGTGGAAGCAAAAGAAGGGCAAGAAGTATTAACGAAGTTAGTAGAGACAGACGAAGGCTCTCATCGTCTTGGTGAAGTGGCGTTAGTTCCGCATGACTCACCAATTTCAAACTCTAATATCCTTTTCTATAACACTCTATTTGATGAGAATGCTTCAAATCACTTAGCTATAGGTTCAGCTTATGCTTTTTGCCTTGAAGGCGGAAAAACAATGTCACAAGAAGAACTTTCAAAGCACGGTCTAAACGACAGTATCACGCATGTCGATTTCATGATTGGATCAGCTGAAATGTCCATTGATGGTATTTTAGAGGACGGTAGTCGTGAGCCGATTTTCCGTGCTGGAAACTGGGCATTCTAG
- the mreBH gene encoding rod-share determining protein MreBH translates to MFQSTQIGIDLGTANTLVYSTTKGIILNEPTVVAIDKNTGAIIAFGERAKKMIGKTPQSIEIVRPLKEGVIADFERTTELLKLIMQQASKKLGTPLRKPTVAICTPSGATSVERRAIEDAVRQSGAKEVYLIEEPVAAAIGSDLPVHEPVASMIVDIGGGTTEVGIISFGGVVASNTTKAAGDSMNEAIILHVRKEYNVLIGEPTAEHIKHEIGHALVPHEVEQLAVTGRDVVTGLPKSITLSSIEIQEVLRESLETILETIRATLEVCPPELSGDIVDHGVVLTGGGALLKNIGEWLSTVIDVPVHIAPEPLHAVVIGTGKTVMPKFKRVKAAK, encoded by the coding sequence ATGTTTCAAAGTACACAAATTGGAATTGACCTAGGAACTGCCAACACATTAGTTTATTCAACTACTAAAGGAATAATTTTAAATGAACCCACTGTAGTGGCTATCGATAAAAATACAGGAGCTATTATTGCATTTGGAGAGAGAGCTAAAAAAATGATTGGCAAAACCCCCCAATCCATTGAAATCGTTCGTCCATTGAAAGAAGGAGTAATTGCTGATTTCGAACGAACCACTGAACTTTTGAAGTTAATCATGCAACAAGCTAGTAAGAAGTTAGGAACGCCTCTACGCAAACCAACTGTTGCTATCTGCACGCCCTCTGGAGCTACTTCAGTGGAGCGACGTGCGATTGAAGATGCCGTTAGACAAAGTGGAGCAAAGGAAGTTTATTTAATTGAAGAACCCGTGGCCGCTGCTATTGGATCTGACCTACCCGTTCATGAACCTGTTGCCAGTATGATTGTGGACATTGGCGGTGGAACAACTGAAGTAGGAATCATCTCATTTGGTGGAGTGGTGGCTTCTAATACAACAAAAGCAGCAGGAGACAGCATGAATGAGGCAATTATCTTACATGTTCGTAAAGAATATAATGTTTTAATCGGAGAACCAACTGCTGAGCATATTAAACATGAAATTGGCCATGCACTTGTTCCGCATGAGGTAGAACAATTAGCTGTAACCGGTCGCGATGTTGTAACAGGATTACCAAAGTCTATTACACTCTCCTCAATTGAAATCCAGGAAGTGTTACGTGAATCCTTAGAAACAATCTTAGAGACGATTCGTGCCACTCTTGAAGTTTGTCCACCTGAATTATCAGGAGATATCGTTGATCATGGGGTTGTATTAACAGGCGGAGGCGCTTTACTAAAAAATATTGGAGAATGGTTAAGTACGGTTATAGACGTTCCCGTTCACATAGCACCTGAGCCTCTTCACGCTGTTGTAATTGGAACAGGTAAAACAGTCATGCCAAAATTTAAACGTGTAAAAGCAGCAAAATAG
- a CDS encoding carbonic anhydrase: MSNLHEILAYNESFVHNKNYEPFATTKFPDKKMVILSCMDTRLVELLPKSMNIQNGDVKIVKSAGAIINHPFGGIMRSLLVAVYALQAEEIFVIGHHDCGMAAIDPDAMISSMIERGVDPKTVDILTNAGVNVHDWLEGFDNVKDSVQHSVDMIKNHPLVLPSIKVHGLIIDPATGRLDLVHDGTVV, from the coding sequence ATGTCTAATTTACATGAAATTTTAGCTTACAATGAAAGCTTCGTTCACAACAAAAATTATGAACCTTTTGCTACAACTAAGTTTCCCGATAAAAAAATGGTCATTCTCTCTTGTATGGACACTCGACTTGTCGAATTGCTTCCCAAGTCCATGAACATTCAAAATGGCGATGTTAAAATCGTAAAAAGTGCAGGGGCTATTATCAATCACCCATTTGGGGGAATTATGCGTAGTTTGTTAGTCGCTGTGTATGCCCTGCAAGCTGAAGAAATCTTTGTCATCGGTCACCATGATTGCGGTATGGCTGCCATTGATCCAGATGCCATGATATCTTCGATGATTGAGCGAGGTGTAGATCCGAAAACGGTCGACATTTTAACCAATGCTGGAGTGAATGTGCATGACTGGTTAGAAGGATTTGATAATGTGAAAGATAGTGTTCAGCATAGTGTGGATATGATTAAAAATCACCCGCTTGTTTTACCTTCGATAAAAGTACATGGTTTAATAATTGATCCAGCAACTGGACGTTTAGACCTCGTACACGATGGAACAGTCGTATAA
- a CDS encoding GNAT family protein, with amino-acid sequence MGLIRLEGQQCVCKTFQMADAAPLAQLVSQNKDFWGRFEPLHRESYYTTVVQREKIRESIKLLKEQREYSFGIYEKGTHQLVGTISLYSIKRLPFLSGMIGYAVDQQQVGKGYAKEAIALVTAFAFTQVQLNRVEAYVSPYNEPSVYLLSKSGFYEEGYLNQLLYINGQWMDHLLFAQTKSDFTDRLHAKDSST; translated from the coding sequence GTGGGCTTGATACGGTTAGAAGGGCAGCAGTGTGTCTGCAAGACATTTCAGATGGCAGATGCAGCTCCACTTGCGCAGCTTGTTAGTCAGAACAAAGATTTTTGGGGAAGGTTTGAACCTCTTCACAGAGAGTCTTACTATACTACTGTTGTGCAGCGGGAAAAAATCCGAGAGTCCATCAAGTTATTGAAAGAACAAAGAGAATACAGTTTTGGTATTTACGAAAAAGGTACCCATCAATTAGTGGGTACCATCTCTTTGTACAGTATTAAACGATTACCTTTTTTAAGTGGGATGATTGGGTATGCGGTTGATCAACAGCAAGTAGGCAAGGGATATGCTAAAGAAGCTATAGCTTTAGTGACTGCATTTGCCTTTACTCAAGTGCAGTTAAATCGTGTAGAAGCCTATGTGTCGCCTTACAATGAACCCTCTGTTTACTTATTATCAAAATCCGGTTTTTACGAAGAAGGCTATTTAAATCAACTTTTGTACATCAATGGGCAATGGATGGATCACCTCTTATTTGCACAAACAAAATCTGATTTTACAGACCGATTACATGCAAAAGACTCGTCTACCTGA
- a CDS encoding M3 family oligoendopeptidase, translating into MTTATYPLVWDLDTFFPGGSDSPQLATHLEQVEQKIEAFEAQLTSLETPKSDQEAEAMRALIEQLKDVATNLSEAGATIGCFLAQDTTDKKANLLQGQVSSLGARLGTILMTIQQKWSKTDDAVWQQLLASELLHEFEFILNEWREKAAKKLSQQEEALITSLGVDGYQGWGQLYDLLIADMKVTVNVEGTEKKLSIGQASNLYSHENPEVRKSVKQALEQAFTEKEEFFAKTLNHLAGYRLAVYKKRGWNDVLEEPLAINRMSQETLDAMWGAITDGKQPFVKYLTKKAELLGTEKIHWHDMDAPIGESAKTMDYQQGAEFILKHFKNFGPELESFSRHAFENGWIEAEDRDNKRPGGFCTGMPVSQESRIFMTYSGSMSNVSTLAHELGHAFHTYALRPVHWLNRQYAMGVAETASTFAEMIVADAAVAEATSKEEKAALLEDKIQRSVAFFMNIHSRFLFETRFYEERKKGVVSSSRLNELMAEAQEEAYAGALADTHPHFWATKLHFYITGVPFYNFPYTFGYLFSLSIYAKAKEEGSAFEEKYMALLRDTAVMSVEDLAKKHLNEDITKKDFWAKGIALCHADVEEFLSLV; encoded by the coding sequence ATGACAACAGCTACATATCCACTCGTGTGGGACTTAGACACATTCTTTCCAGGAGGATCTGACTCGCCTCAACTGGCAACTCACCTGGAACAAGTTGAACAAAAAATAGAAGCGTTTGAAGCACAACTTACTTCTTTGGAGACGCCAAAATCTGACCAAGAAGCAGAAGCAATGCGCGCACTAATAGAGCAATTGAAAGACGTCGCTACGAATTTATCAGAAGCGGGTGCAACTATTGGTTGTTTCCTGGCGCAAGATACGACAGATAAAAAAGCCAATCTGTTACAAGGGCAAGTCAGTAGCCTAGGTGCTCGTCTTGGCACTATTTTAATGACGATTCAACAAAAATGGTCTAAGACAGATGATGCCGTATGGCAACAATTGTTGGCTTCTGAACTTCTTCATGAGTTTGAATTTATACTTAATGAATGGCGTGAAAAAGCAGCTAAAAAATTATCACAACAAGAAGAGGCTTTAATTACTTCATTAGGAGTCGATGGCTATCAAGGCTGGGGACAGCTCTATGATCTCTTAATTGCAGATATGAAAGTTACGGTAAACGTTGAAGGAACAGAAAAGAAACTTTCAATCGGTCAAGCTAGCAATCTCTATTCTCACGAAAACCCTGAAGTACGTAAATCTGTGAAACAAGCCCTTGAACAAGCCTTTACAGAAAAAGAGGAGTTCTTCGCTAAGACCTTGAATCATTTAGCTGGGTATCGCCTTGCTGTCTATAAAAAACGTGGTTGGAACGATGTTTTAGAAGAACCGTTAGCGATTAATCGCATGAGCCAAGAAACGTTGGATGCTATGTGGGGTGCTATTACGGACGGGAAACAACCATTTGTGAAGTATTTAACAAAAAAAGCTGAACTACTTGGTACGGAGAAAATTCATTGGCATGATATGGATGCTCCTATTGGAGAATCTGCTAAAACTATGGACTATCAACAAGGTGCAGAGTTCATTTTAAAACACTTTAAAAACTTTGGACCTGAGCTTGAATCGTTCTCGCGTCATGCATTTGAAAATGGCTGGATTGAGGCAGAAGATCGCGACAATAAACGTCCAGGCGGTTTCTGTACAGGAATGCCAGTTTCTCAAGAATCACGTATTTTTATGACGTATAGTGGATCTATGTCGAATGTATCCACATTAGCACATGAGCTAGGCCATGCGTTCCATACGTATGCACTACGTCCTGTTCATTGGTTAAATCGACAATACGCAATGGGCGTTGCTGAAACGGCTTCTACTTTTGCTGAGATGATTGTTGCAGATGCAGCAGTAGCTGAAGCAACATCTAAAGAAGAGAAAGCAGCTTTGCTTGAAGATAAAATTCAACGCAGTGTAGCGTTCTTCATGAACATTCACTCACGATTCTTATTTGAGACTCGCTTCTATGAGGAGCGTAAGAAAGGTGTAGTGTCGAGTAGTAGACTGAATGAATTGATGGCAGAAGCTCAAGAAGAGGCCTATGCAGGTGCACTTGCAGATACGCATCCTCACTTCTGGGCTACGAAGCTTCATTTCTATATTACAGGCGTTCCATTCTATAACTTCCCATACACGTTTGGTTACCTGTTCAGTTTGTCTATCTATGCAAAAGCAAAAGAAGAAGGTTCTGCATTTGAAGAGAAATATATGGCGCTTCTTCGTGATACAGCGGTCATGTCAGTTGAAGATTTGGCTAAAAAGCATTTAAATGAAGATATCACGAAAAAAGATTTCTGGGCAAAAGGAATCGCTCTTTGTCATGCAGACGTTGAGGAATTCTTAAGTCTCGTGTAA